Within the Flavobacterium sp. CG_23.5 genome, the region TTCTCGGGTAAATAAAAGCCATTTGGCCTTTCAAAAAAGAATAAAGAAACATCCCAAAGTTACTACAACACGAGTGCTAGGAGTTATTTTTGCATTAGAAATAAAAACTGAAAGTTCGGCCAGTTATTATGGAACCTTACGCAATAAACTCTACGATTTCTTTATTGAAAACGGAGTGATTTTGCGTCCGGTTGGTAATATTGTCTACATTTTGCCACCGTATGTTATTAGTGATGAGCAGTTGCAAAAAGTGTATCAAGTGGTCGAAAAAGCGCTTGATGTAGTTTAGTTATTGCCCGTAGATAACACAGGTCAAAACGGTTTTTCGCAGCTTAAAAGAATAAAAATTCGTTTTTATCCGTATTATCGGTGATATCTGTGTGCCAATTTCACGAAAAACTTTGCGACCTTTGCGGTAAAATAAAAAAACATCTTGTCCAAAAAAATTTCAATAACAGCTATTGCTTCCATTTCGCCATTAGGTAATTCGCCAGAAACTATTTGGGAAAATTATCTGAATAACGAGCATTGTTTTACCGAACACAATTTAGACCATAAAAAAACACTAGTAGCTGTGCTCGATACTGATTCGGGACAAATAATTGAAGCCTTGCGACAATCAGATAATAAATATAAATCGTTAGATAAATCGGTTTTATATGCTATGGCAGCTTCGCGTAAAGCTATAGAAAATGCGGGCTGGACTCAAAATGATGTTTTTGGAATCAATATTGGTTCGTCTCGCGGTGCAACTGACTTATTCGAAAAACACCATCAGGAATATTTAGAAAATGGAAAAGCACATACTTTAGCTTCGCCTACAACAACCTTGGGGAATATTTCTTCTTGGGTTTCGCATGATTTACAAAGTTCAGGTCCGGAAATTTCACATTCTATTACTTGTTCGACTGCTTTACATGCTGTATTAAATGGAGTGGCTTGGCTCAAAGCCGGAATGTCTGATAAATTTTTGGTAGGAGGGAGTGAGGCTCCGTTAACCGATTTTACAATTGCTCAAATGCGAGCGCTAAAGATTTATTCCACTAGTGAGGAAAAGTACCCAAATCGCGCATTAGATTTAGAAAAAAAACAAAGCACTATGATTCTTGGTGAAGGTGCTGGAGTTTGTTGTCTCGAAATAGGCGCAAGTGAAAACGTTTTGGCTTATATCGAAGGGATAGGATATGCCACAGAAATTCTGGAACATAATATTTCGATTTCTGCAGAAGCGACTTGTTTCCAGAAATCAATGAAGATGGCTTTGCAAGATGTAGATCCTTCTGAAGTGGATGCAATCGTTATGCATGCTCCCGGAACTATAAAAGGTGATTTAACCGAATATCGCGCAATTGAAAAAGTCTTTGGTTCGAATCTTCCTTTGCTAACTACCAATAAATGGAAAATAGGACACACTTTTGGCGCCTCTGGAATATTGAGTTTAGAATTGGCCGTGATGATGA harbors:
- a CDS encoding beta-ketoacyl synthase N-terminal-like domain-containing protein, with protein sequence MSKKISITAIASISPLGNSPETIWENYLNNEHCFTEHNLDHKKTLVAVLDTDSGQIIEALRQSDNKYKSLDKSVLYAMAASRKAIENAGWTQNDVFGINIGSSRGATDLFEKHHQEYLENGKAHTLASPTTTLGNISSWVSHDLQSSGPEISHSITCSTALHAVLNGVAWLKAGMSDKFLVGGSEAPLTDFTIAQMRALKIYSTSEEKYPNRALDLEKKQSTMILGEGAGVCCLEIGASENVLAYIEGIGYATEILEHNISISAEATCFQKSMKMALQDVDPSEVDAIVMHAPGTIKGDLTEYRAIEKVFGSNLPLLTTNKWKIGHTFGASGILSLELAVMMMQHNTFIGVPFAKAQTQTKPIKKVLINAVGFGGNAVSVLLSL